The Pseudomonas nunensis genome includes the window GCGATACTGCCTTCTGTGTTGTGCAGCGGCAGGCACCAGATCTCGCCGATCGGGTCGGTCTTGCGCCAGGTTTCGTACATCGAGGCCAGCATCGAACCTTGACCACCAATGCTTTTGGCCAGCGCAACGCTGGACACCAGCACCAGTTTGCCGGCGTCGGCCGGGGCGATGTTGTCGTTGACCTGGGCGACGATCAAACGGCGCATGGCCGACGACGCGCTATTGGCCGCCGAATTGTCCATCTCGGCATAGAACAGCGGAACACGAATGTCCGCGGGGATGTTGCTGAATCCGATCGCCATTATTTGGCTCCCTGTGGTTTGACCGCTTTCACGGCTTTGGTAGTGATATCGCCATCGGCCAGACGCCGGCGCCACCAGGCGTTGTCTGGCACTTCACGGCCCTCGAGGGGCAACAGATCGCCCGCTTCCGGGTCCGGCACGACACGGCCTGGGGCCGGCAGCACGGTGATGCGTTTGCTCATGGGGTTACATCTCCAGAGAAAGTCATTTCCAGGCGCCCGTCGGGGCCTGGGCGTTGCAGATTGGGGTCCGCCGGATCGATGGCATCGACCCGCACGGTGACCCCGGTAAAGGACGACAAACCGTCCAGTTCACGCTCGTGCCAGCTCTCCGCCGGTTGGTTTGGCAGATTGCGGCCGAGCTGGAATTCGGCGTAAAAGCGCAGGCGATACAACGCGCGGCTGGCGTTGATGGAAAGCAGTTCACCACCGTCGTATTCGATGGCGTCGTAGTCAGTGCCAGGCTTGAAACCCACCAGTGCGCGCCACAGTTCGGCACGCAGGTCGTGCAACAGATCCAGCGCTTTTGTCGCGTCGGTGGTGTCGAGCACCAGCGTCACTTCGAAGGTGTCGCGGATCGGTTGCAGCGCGAGGTTTTGCGCGAGGCTTTTGCTCGCCACATCGGCGAGCGGGACGACGTATGCGCAGGGGGTGGTGAGTGGGGTGTTGGCTTGCAAGGTGGTGAGGTCGATGCCCGCACCGATGCGATTGGCCAGGGTTGGGCATTGCTCACGCAACTGCGTGAGGATCGGAGTGATCTTCATCAGGGCGCTCCATCTGTATGAAAGGTACGGTCGAAACCTGTGGGAGCGGGCTTGCTCGCGAAAGCGGTGGGTCAGGCGGTTTCGATGTCGGATGTGAAGCCGTCTTCGCGGGCAAGCCCGCTCCCACAGGGAATCTCGGTTGTGCGCAAGTGCTGTGCATGACGCAGAGCAAAATGTGGGAGCGGGCTTGCTCGCGAAGGCGGTGGGTCAGGCGACATTGATGGTGAATGTGTTGCCGTCTTCGCGAGCAAGCCCGCTCCCACAGGGGGGTTGTGTGTTGGCGACTGGTTTTGATCAGACGATGGCTTCAGCGCCGGGGTCGATGCAAGTCGCGTCGATCATGCAGCGATAGCTGGCGGCGCGGTCGCCGCTGGCGGTGACTTTGTCGATCGACCAGCGCCCGCGCATGAAGTCCGGCCAGGTGTCGTCCAGCACGACCAGCCCTTCAGCAGAGAAGTCAGGATTGCCCGGGCAGCTGATTTTCACCTTGAGCTTTTCACGGCCCATCTTGCGCACTTCACCTTCGCCGATCGCTTGCGCTTCTTCCGCGTTCTGGCAGCTCAAGCGCAGGGTCTTGAACGGTGCGAACCCGGCTTCAATCATCTGCAGCAAACCGGTTGCAGCGTCACACCAAGTGATCTGGCAGCCCTGAGTCTTGGCTCGGGCGGAATCATCAAGGGTCGCGGTGATGAACGCATGGTCGCCGGGGCGATTGTTGTGGGTGACCGACAGTCTCACGTCCGCCAATACCTTGCCCGACAACGATTTGAGCTGCCCCGGCCGCGCCAGCACATACAGCTCATTAAAGGGTTTGGCGATGGCGCGGTACCTGGTCGCCAAGCGTGAGATAAAACCCATGTCGGTTTCATTCGACTGATCGATGTGCGCGATCTTTATCAACGACAGTGACGGGTCCACCCTCGGCGAAAAACCGTATTTGGACGTCAGTTCGCGAAACAATGCCCCCAGGGTCGTCGGACCATGACTGACCGAGCGGCGCTGCTGGAATCCGCTCTCGTCCGCCGCACTGAACGGCGCGGCTGTCGCCACCAATGACACGCGGAACGGGAACAGCGTCGGCGTCCGCCGCGCCACCACAAACTGGCCCTTATCCACCAGCCCGGACTCCCGATACCCCACGAGCAAGCCGATTTTCCCACCCAGGCTCGGCAGCCCTTCAAGACCTTCCAGGTCGAGCACCAACGTCAGTTGATCCGACTCGATACCGGCGGTATCGATGTGCTCCCAACTGATCAGGCGCTGATTGATCAGGGTCGCGTTGGCCCCATAGATTTCTATCGCCGGCGTGAATCCGATTGCCATGTCGCCTCCTTAATCCCAAGCCGTCGCCGGCGTTTTCGCTGCGGGCCTGGATTCAAGTTCCGGCAGCACCACCCAGACGCCTGCCGGCAGTACCGGGCCTTGCTCGGCCAGCGTCGGGTTAAGGCGCCACAGCGCTTCTTCGGCTGTGTCGTCACAACGCTCGGTTTCGCGGTAGAGCAACAGATTCACCGAATCACCGGCAATCGTTCGAACCTTACGCATTGACGTATTCCCCCAAGCTAATCGACCAACTGATTAACATCGCCGTGCCGTCATCAATCACGCAGCTTTGGGTTTCCGTCACATCGTCGATCCGCCACAGACCCCAGTTGCGACCAATGCCATCTACCAGCGGCAGCGGTACTCGCAGTGCTTGTAAGGCGCGCAACTCATCGAGCCGGTCCATGGCCACCGCGTACATCGCCTTGCCGTTGATCGTCAGGGTTTGCAGGCCTTGGCCGGTCTGGCTGGACTTGGGCTTGCTGGTCAGGATATCGATCTTCACCCAGCCACCGTCCGACTTGCGCACCAGGCCGTCATAGGCGAAGTTGCTCGACAAGCCAAAAATGAACGTGCCGAGTGCCATTTGCTGCCTCATCAAGCCACCCCATCGGTCAGGGCCGTGTCACGTCGCACGGCGAGTTGATTGGTCGTTGTCATCATTCCGAACTGGCTGGAAATGTGTTGCACGACCAGGTTGGCCAGTTGCGTGGCGCTGGTTTGATCCTGACCGTTGATGTAGATGTTGGCGGTCAGTGCGTTTTGCTGGCTGGTTGTCTGGGTGTTGGTCAGGTCTTTGCTGACCTGCTCCGGTGACAAGAGTCGATCAGCCCCGGTGTAAACAGACTCTCCCAGCGCTTCACCGCCCTTGCTGCCGAAGTAGGAACCGACGAGGCCACCCACCAAAGCCCCCACCGCAGGGCCCAGGATTGGCACGGGAATGAAGCTGCCAATCAAGGCGCCAGTTGCAGCGCCGGCATAACCTGCGGCGACTCCGCCAACACCCGAACCCACAGCGCCGGCAGCGGCTTTGTAATCGCCGGCCATCAGAGCTTTAACCCCGTCATAACCTGCATTGGCCAACACCAGAGGCGCGCCTAACCGGCCGGTGAAGGTCTTGGCCCTGGCCATGGTCGTGGCCAGTCGATTACGTATCGTAGGACTCGGAGGTGGCGGACCAGAAGCCCCTGGCGGCAGAAAGCCGGGGTCCGGTTTGAACAGTTCTGTGGCGGTGGAAGAGACCACCGATGTCAGTTTGTTCAGGATGGGCCCGCGCAACGGCGTTGCGACCGCAACACCCAACAAGGTCAACGCGGCCGTGACTTTCGGAAAGGTTTCCACCACGGAACTCACGCCGCTGACCACCATGTCGGCGCTGAGCATCGCCAGGTCAGTAAAAGGCGCCACTGCGTTTCCGATCGCGGTATCAAGTCGGGTCAAACTCGCGTCCAGCGCATTCGAGCGCCCTTGCGAGGTGTTCCCTCGGGCCTCGGCGGTCTGCGCCATCGAGCCCTTGTCACCGTCGCCCTTGTCGGATGCCACCGACAACGCAGTCTTCAGATCCTGAGGCGACTTCAGTAATTTGCCGATGCCCTCGTCACCCTCAAACAGCGTCTTGATCAACGAAGTCTGTTGCTCGGCCGGCTTGCTCTTTAAGACCTCCAGCACATCGCTGATCGCCCCCGGTGCATCCTTGCGCATTCTGCTGGCAAGGGCTCCTGGTTCGATATCAAGTTGCACCCAGGCGGCTCGCTGCTCTGGCGTGGCGTTGTCACCTCTGCCGAACGCGGTGCCAAGGGTTTTCAACGAGGCGCCGGCTTCTTCCTTGCCCACGGAAGCACTCAGCAGGGCCGCTGCGATGGCCGCCGCTTG containing:
- a CDS encoding DUF2635 domain-containing protein, coding for MSKRITVLPAPGRVVPDPEAGDLLPLEGREVPDNAWWRRRLADGDITTKAVKAVKPQGAK
- a CDS encoding phage tail terminator protein: MKITPILTQLREQCPTLANRIGAGIDLTTLQANTPLTTPCAYVVPLADVASKSLAQNLALQPIRDTFEVTLVLDTTDATKALDLLHDLRAELWRALVGFKPGTDYDAIEYDGGELLSINASRALYRLRFYAEFQLGRNLPNQPAESWHERELDGLSSFTGVTVRVDAIDPADPNLQRPGPDGRLEMTFSGDVTP
- a CDS encoding phage tail protein codes for the protein MRQQMALGTFIFGLSSNFAYDGLVRKSDGGWVKIDILTSKPKSSQTGQGLQTLTINGKAMYAVAMDRLDELRALQALRVPLPLVDGIGRNWGLWRIDDVTETQSCVIDDGTAMLISWSISLGEYVNA
- a CDS encoding tail protein X, with translation MRKVRTIAGDSVNLLLYRETERCDDTAEEALWRLNPTLAEQGPVLPAGVWVVLPELESRPAAKTPATAWD
- a CDS encoding phage tail protein; its protein translation is MAIGFTPAIEIYGANATLINQRLISWEHIDTAGIESDQLTLVLDLEGLEGLPSLGGKIGLLVGYRESGLVDKGQFVVARRTPTLFPFRVSLVATAAPFSAADESGFQQRRSVSHGPTTLGALFRELTSKYGFSPRVDPSLSLIKIAHIDQSNETDMGFISRLATRYRAIAKPFNELYVLARPGQLKSLSGKVLADVRLSVTHNNRPGDHAFITATLDDSARAKTQGCQITWCDAATGLLQMIEAGFAPFKTLRLSCQNAEEAQAIGEGEVRKMGREKLKVKISCPGNPDFSAEGLVVLDDTWPDFMRGRWSIDKVTASGDRAASYRCMIDATCIDPGAEAIV
- a CDS encoding phage tail tape measure protein; its protein translation is MAESDYSLHGADINRIELPQLGSASETPGLVGFEDPLSVLNQALTTASLDIRLLVVEQEKLRETLATLNGALTSQQASLKANASAPAPAPASEAKSKLKAEVDQRAPPEELRPAMAAQSALVDLNQKLQLPPDQLQELGNETQKIAGEKRTAPSGATGVQLVQVQQAAVDARVLKDVQPQDRKQTLTDLTRDSAIMASAYKIDVKDAGALMTGWRTSLHLDRAKSLDLGDAANRLGASLDLKASAADIGSVVLSGGEPGLAAGMAPEQAAAIAAALLSASVGKEEAGASLKTLGTAFGRGDNATPEQRAAWVQLDIEPGALASRMRKDAPGAISDVLEVLKSKPAEQQTSLIKTLFEGDEGIGKLLKSPQDLKTALSVASDKGDGDKGSMAQTAEARGNTSQGRSNALDASLTRLDTAIGNAVAPFTDLAMLSADMVVSGVSSVVETFPKVTAALTLLGVAVATPLRGPILNKLTSVVSSTATELFKPDPGFLPPGASGPPPPSPTIRNRLATTMARAKTFTGRLGAPLVLANAGYDGVKALMAGDYKAAAGAVGSGVGGVAAGYAGAATGALIGSFIPVPILGPAVGALVGGLVGSYFGSKGGEALGESVYTGADRLLSPEQVSKDLTNTQTTSQQNALTANIYINGQDQTSATQLANLVVQHISSQFGMMTTTNQLAVRRDTALTDGVA